A single region of the Anomaloglossus baeobatrachus isolate aAnoBae1 chromosome 2, aAnoBae1.hap1, whole genome shotgun sequence genome encodes:
- the RHOC gene encoding rho-related GTP-binding protein RhoC, with protein MAAIRKKLVIVGDGACGKTCLLIVFSKDQFPEVYVPTVFENYIADIEVDGKQVELALWDTAGQEDYDRLRPLSYPDTDVILMCFSIDSPDSLENIPEKWTPEVKHFCPNVPIILVGNKKDLRNDEHTRRELTKMKQVSMKREQKIKMWFPKRQRFLPVYICTFTITEQLTKRPVSYMYFKRFLHL; from the exons ATGGCAGCGATACGAAAAAAGCTGGTAATTGTCGGAGATGGAGCATGCGGGAAAACCTGCCTCTTAATTGTGTTCAGCAAGGATCAGtttcctgaggtgtatgtgccaacTGTCTTTGAGAACTACATTGCTGATATTGAAGTGGATGGAAAACAG GTGGAACTGGCTCTGTGGGACACCGCAGGGCAGGAGGATTACGACAGACTGCGCCCACTCTCATACCCTGATACCGATGTAATTCTGATGTGTTTCTCAATTGACAGCCCAGACAGTTTAG AGAACATTCCAGAGAAGTGGACTCCTGAAGTGAAACATTTCTGCCCTAATGTTCCCATCATTCTAGTCGGTAACAAAAAAGATCTTAGAAACGACGAACATACCCGAAGGGAGCTCACAAAGATGAAACAAGTGAGTATGAAACgagaacaaaaaatcaaaatgtggtTCCCAAAGAGGCAGAGGTTTCTTCCAGTGTACATTTGCACATTTACAATTACCGAACAGTTGACCAAGCGTCCCGTATCGTACATGTACTTTAAGAGATTTCTTcatctttaa